From the Cryptomeria japonica chromosome 2, Sugi_1.0, whole genome shotgun sequence genome, one window contains:
- the LOC131075381 gene encoding protein DETOXIFICATION 26-like isoform X1: protein MSVSKKQCFQPLINGDFQPASGALSRFRRLNDKTTGEGGRECHGQGRLICLKLKALRLVSIQIGMGSVLETLCGQAYGAKRYHLLGIHVQREFFIHFCVCIPLAIVWAYISSCIWVGPFNVL from the exons ATGAGCGTTTCAAAAAAACAATGTTTTCAACCTCTTATAAATGGTGACTTCCAGCCAG CTAGTGGTGCTTTAAGCCGATTTCGAAGGTTAAATGACAAAACAactggggagggagggagagaatgtcACGGGCAAGGGAGGCTCATTTGCTTGAAATTGAAGGCTCTGCGCTTAGTCTCCATTCAG ATAGGAATGGGAAGCGTATTGGAAACACTATGTGGACAGGCCTACGGGGCAAAGCGATATCATCTGCTTGGGATTCATGTGCAGAGagaattttttattcatttttgtgtGTGCATACCGCTTGCTATAGTGTGGGCTTACATTTCCAGTTGCATTTGGGTAGGACCCTTTAATGTCCTGTGA
- the LOC131075381 gene encoding uncharacterized protein LOC131075381 isoform X2, whose amino-acid sequence MSVSKKQCFQPLINGDFQPASGALSRFRRLNDKTTGEGGRECHGQGRLICLKLKALRLVSIQSRLIVTMARAILGGVLNRGPWAWTTPNNCRGFKVLENARGLPTIT is encoded by the exons ATGAGCGTTTCAAAAAAACAATGTTTTCAACCTCTTATAAATGGTGACTTCCAGCCAG CTAGTGGTGCTTTAAGCCGATTTCGAAGGTTAAATGACAAAACAactggggagggagggagagaatgtcACGGGCAAGGGAGGCTCATTTGCTTGAAATTGAAGGCTCTGCGCTTAGTCTCCATTCAG TCAAGGTTAATAGTGACCATGGCTCGAGCTATCCTGGGTGGAGTACTTAACCGAGGGCCATGGGCATGGACCACACCCAATAATTGTAGAGGTTTTAAAGTCCTGGAAAATGCCCGTGGCTTGCCAACTATTACTTAG